The genomic interval ccttctGATTAATTCAAAGACAACTGATTAGAGACTTCATCACGTCTGTAAAACCTCTTACCTTTGCCAGGTAACATGACCTCCTGAGAGGTATTCATGAACCCCACGCACACTCCAGGGAGGGGGTTGCATAGGGCAGCCGCACCTGGCAGCAGGAATGTTGGGGCCATCGTGGGATTCTGCTTACCACTGTGTTCACATCaggtggaattttttaaaaatagtgtttgtttttcttatctGATTGCAAAAGTGATATAAGTTTACAGGATAGAACCTAGGCATCTGTAGAGATATAcaaagaggaaaattaaaatcCATTCAcaaggccgccgccgccgccgcttgGGCCGCCACCAGCGCTGCCGTGCTGCAGCCGAGGgcacccgggcctccgccccctCCGCGTCCTCGGGCTCATTCCAGCAGCCTGTTAAAACATGGTGGATTACTATGAAGTCCTGGGCGTGCAGAGACATGCCTCGGCTGAGGATATTAAAAAGGCATACCGGAAACTGGCATTGAAGTGGCACCCAGATAAAAATCCTGAGAATAAAGAAGAAGCGAGGAGGAAATTCAAACAAGTAGCTGAAGCGTATGAGGTGTTATCAGATGCTAAAAAACGGGACATCTATGACAGATATGGCAAAGAAGGATTGAATGGCGGAGGTGGAGGCGGGGGCCACTTTGACGGTCCGTTCGAGTATGGCTTCACATTCCGCAACCCAGAAGACGTCTTCAGGGAATTTTTTTGGCGCAACGGACCCGCTTCCATTTGACTTCTTTGAAGACTCATTTGAAGAATTTTTTGGGAATCGAAGGGCTCACCGCGGAAGCAGGAACCGAGGGACAGGGCCATTTTTCTCTGCCTTCAGTGGATTTCCGCCTTTTGGaggaggatttccttcttttgatACAGGATTTACTTCCTTCGGTTCACTAGGTCACGGGGGCCTCACCTCATTCTCCTCCACGGCATTTGGTGGTAGTGGGATGGGCAACTTCAAGTCAGTGTCAACTTCTACTAAAATGGTTAATGGCAGAAAAATCACCACAAAGAGGATTGTCGAGAATGGTCAAGAAAGAGTTGAAGTTGAAGAAAACGGCCAGTTAAAGTCCTTGACGATAAATGGTAAGGAGCAGCCGCTGCGCTTGGATAACAAGTAGCTCAACGCACACGTGTAGCAGAATTTTAACTCTTAACAAGCATCATTTGAGGATTGACAggagcttttttttttgaagatttcaGACGAACTCGACTTTGATTATAACTGTACCTAATCTAAAGTATTTATACGCAGCTCATCGGAGCCCTGTTTGTCATAGACTTTTGAGTTTATTGTTGGGACCACATAATAGGAccatttttttgtctttaaaactGTTGTAAATCTCTGTACGCactttgcttttttattaaaCGTAATCTGAGGTGGCCGTGACTTTCGTACACTAACACCAGCACGGACCTGCTTTTCCATTGTGTTTGAAACGTGAGCCACGTAGTGTCAGCCTGCTGTGAAGTTAACATTGCCGGGATGAATCCTCCACAAAAATAATTGCAGTTTTCCTCAGTATTTAGTAGTGAAAGATATTAATGGTAATACATTTCTCGTTTAGTATAAATTGAGGATGTTTTCTAGTTGTGCATGAATGCTGGCAAGTTAGTAAGTTTTGACAATTGTTTAAATATGTAATGTTAAGCTTGggtttaaaaaagtaaagctGGTAAACTGGGTCTTTgtcatttgcttaaaaaaaaaagaaaataaacgcGAATGTGTTTGGTGCAttctttcctgaaaaaaaaaaaaaaaaaatccattcacaatATCACTTCTCCACTAAAATATGAACattgttctaatttttatttatttatatttaaaaatgggaCCATCATCTAGAGTTTTTTAGATTTGCCATTGGTTTTTTGAGAATATGAATATGGCTCATAGTACCCAATTGTATGAATATGGATTCAATCTACTTACTCTTCCTTTTTACACTCTGGTTGCTTCCAATTTGTAGCCATTATAAGTGGTTTTGATGAATTTACTCCAGCACATCTAAGTGCCTGTTCATAGCTCCCTATTCACTCAAAGGTTTGAGGCAGAGATTCTTCAAGTGGTGGAGCCAGAtgccaataaaaaaatcaataagaaatgaaaagcatCCACAATCTGGATgagttatttggaaaataaaacgaGTTTTATTTGCGCACAGTTTTTTTCACAAGCGGTAGCCAAGATACTCCTAAAGTGGTTTGGCATAGGGCTTTGGGAATAGAGGGGATGAATTTATCCCACCCATGGGCTTACCCAGCCTCATGCAGGAACTGCCTGGTACAAGGATGTGGTTATGCCATTGACATAGTTTCCTAACAGTTCCTGGAGGAAAAGACTGGAGTGTAAGAAAGGGGATGAGAAAAAACTGGAGATGAGTTGGGATCAGGCAggaaggtggaggaggagggtggggagctAGGGGGTCCATCActgtagagaaaaagaaaagaaagttatcTTGCCTGGGAGATGTGATAGCTGAGCAGCCCACCCTGAGTTGGCATGAAAACTGCCTGTAGTAACAAGCTCAATAAAGGGATTTAAAACATACTGATCATTGTGTCTCTGTGGGTTTGGGTTTAACCTTGGTGGTTGGCTTACTTGAGAACAACCGCTTGTACCTCATGTGCAGAGGTAAGTCAGAGCTCACCAGGGCCTCTGTCACCTGGGACTGAGGACGTCTGGACCCCGTCTGAGGGTGTTTCATTCTGGGAGTGCTGGCCTGCATACTGCTAAAGTTTCCTGTAGAGTGGGACACTGCAGGAAGGCAGTGCATTGTTTTCACTCGGAATTTTCTAGGACTGCACATGTGTGCTGGGGGTGGTGTGAGACCAGGGAATAGCAGCAGTGATGAGCCAGCTATAAGGGGTCCCTGCAGCAGGTCCCTGGGAGATGTTGGGGAAGCTGGTCCTTGCATAGTTACTCATAACACATGAAATGTGTTTTGATCCACGCTGGTGTCCTCTTTCCAGGTGAGTGGGAGCTATTTCTCCCACAGTAATTATGCCCAAGCCCTTGGCTGTTTGGCCTCTCCTGGGAGCAAACTGCTATTCCCTTTGAAGAGGGTATGACTCTATGTCTCCCCTGCCAGGCAGCCCACTGGGCTCTCTCCTCCCTGTAG from Manis pentadactyla isolate mManPen7 chromosome 16, mManPen7.hap1, whole genome shotgun sequence carries:
- the LOC130681296 gene encoding LOW QUALITY PROTEIN: dnaJ homolog subfamily B member 6-like (The sequence of the model RefSeq protein was modified relative to this genomic sequence to represent the inferred CDS: deleted 1 base in 1 codon), whose protein sequence is MVDYYEVLGVQRHASAEDIKKAYRKLALKWHPDKNPENKEEARRKFKQVAEAYEVLSDAKKRDIYDRYGKEGLNGGGGGGGHFDGPFEYGFTFRNPEDVFREFFGATDPLPFDFFEDSFEEFFGNRRAHRGSRNRGTGPFFSAFSGFPPFGGGFPSFDTGFTSFGSLGHGGLTSFSSTAFGGSGMGNFKSVSTSTKMVNGRKITTKRIVENGQERVEVEENGQLKSLTINGKEQPLRLDNK